In the Sus scrofa isolate TJ Tabasco breed Duroc chromosome 6, Sscrofa11.1, whole genome shotgun sequence genome, one interval contains:
- the PNRC2 gene encoding proline-rich nuclear receptor coactivator 2 yields MGGGERYNIPAPQSRNVSKNQQQLNRQKTKDQNSQMKIVHKKKERGHTYNSSAAAWQAMQNGGKNKNFPNNQNWNSSLSSPTLLFKSQTNQNYAGAKFSEPPSPSVLPKPPSHWVPVSFNPSDKEIMTFQLKTLLKVQV; encoded by the coding sequence ATGGGTGGTGGAGAGAGGTATAACATTCCAGCCCCTCAATCTAGAAATGTTAGTAAGAACCAACAACAGCTTAATAGACAGAAGACCAAGGATCAGAATTCCCAGATGAAGATTGTtcataagaaaaaggaaagaggacaTACTTACAATTCATCAGCAGCTGCATGGCAAGCCATGCAAAATGGGGGGAAGaacaaaaattttccaaataatcaAAATTGGAACTCTAGCTTATCAAGTCCCACCTTACTTTTTAAGTCTCAAACTAATCAGAACTATGCTGGAGCCAAATTTAGTGAGCCACCGTCACCAAGTGTTCTTCCTAAACCACCAAGCCACTGGGTTCCTGTTTCCTTCAATCCTTCCgataaagaaataatgacatttcaaCTAAAAACCTTACTTAAAGTACAGGTATGA